A genomic region of Xanthomonas fragariae contains the following coding sequences:
- the yccS gene encoding YccS family putative transporter: MATSSFETRLSRLWAHEKASYGLRVFTALAVAMGVCWHWQQLTAVPALFLGAIASAIAETDDNWLGRIKSVLLSLLCFAAAAAAVVLLFPYPLPFVIGMALATFSLTLLGALGERYASIAQATVALSIYAMIGMDQHGSHDPHIAWHDATLLLIGASWYGVLSILWTILFANRPVRERLSRLFFELGRYLKLKADLFEPVRQSDLHARRLALAEQNAKVVGALNAAKTAIMSRFGRSGRPGVQSGLYFRLYYTAQEFHERASSSHYPYEALTDAFFHSDVLYRCQRLLALQGKACAALGEAIRLRHPFDYGEHSRLATEDLRQSLDYLHARADPAFARLLGALELLVNNLQSIERKLSEAAQSDSTSDQIDTRLRDSSPHTLREMTARLVQQLTPGSVLFRHGLRMAVALLVGYAIMHFIHADNGYWILLTTAFVCRPNYGATRLRLVQRIAGTLIGLVATWALMQLFPGMEVQLLLALAAALVFFITRTDRYMLATAGITVMALFCFNLLGDGFVLIWPRLIDTLIGCAIAAAASFLILPDWQGRRLNQVMATVLASCARYLAQVLEQYASGMRDDLPYRIARRDMHNADAALSVALSNMLREPGRYRRNLDAGFRFLALSNTLLGYLSALGAHRAALEGDHDPTIAQAGEYLQRALSEVATALRERQPLPVHDETEEVAIAEALEHHAVQLPPKQRLVRDQLALTLRLLPKLRAAALAVTTAPAADSAPPLATTNA, from the coding sequence GTGGCCACTTCTTCCTTCGAAACCCGCCTTAGCCGCTTGTGGGCCCATGAAAAGGCCAGCTATGGCCTGCGTGTTTTCACCGCGCTGGCGGTGGCGATGGGCGTGTGCTGGCACTGGCAGCAACTCACCGCAGTACCGGCGCTGTTCCTTGGCGCTATCGCCAGTGCCATTGCTGAAACCGACGACAACTGGCTGGGCCGCATCAAATCGGTGCTGCTGTCCTTGCTGTGTTTTGCCGCCGCTGCGGCTGCGGTGGTGCTGCTGTTTCCGTATCCGCTGCCGTTCGTGATCGGGATGGCGTTGGCGACCTTCTCACTGACCCTGCTCGGTGCATTGGGCGAGCGCTATGCCTCAATCGCACAGGCCACGGTGGCCTTGTCGATCTACGCCATGATCGGCATGGACCAACATGGCAGCCACGATCCGCACATCGCCTGGCATGACGCGACGCTGCTGCTGATCGGCGCCAGCTGGTACGGCGTGCTGTCGATCCTGTGGACCATCCTGTTCGCCAATCGCCCGGTGCGCGAGCGGCTGTCGCGGCTGTTCTTCGAGCTGGGCCGCTATCTCAAGCTCAAGGCCGATCTGTTTGAACCGGTGAGGCAGAGCGACCTGCATGCGCGCCGGCTGGCGCTGGCCGAGCAAAACGCCAAAGTCGTCGGCGCGCTCAATGCCGCCAAGACCGCGATCATGAGCCGCTTCGGCCGCTCCGGCCGGCCGGGCGTGCAATCGGGGCTGTATTTCCGGCTGTATTACACGGCGCAGGAATTTCACGAGCGTGCCAGCTCCTCGCACTATCCGTATGAAGCGCTGACCGACGCGTTCTTCCACAGCGATGTGCTGTATCGCTGCCAGCGTCTGCTCGCGCTGCAAGGCAAAGCCTGCGCCGCATTGGGCGAGGCGATCCGCTTGCGCCATCCGTTCGACTACGGCGAACACAGCCGCCTGGCGACCGAAGATCTGCGCCAATCGCTGGATTATCTGCACGCACGTGCCGATCCCGCATTCGCACGCCTGCTCGGTGCGCTGGAATTGTTGGTGAACAACCTGCAGAGCATCGAACGCAAGCTGTCGGAAGCGGCGCAATCCGATTCCACCAGCGACCAGATCGACACGCGCTTGCGTGACTCTTCGCCGCACACCTTGCGCGAGATGACAGCACGCCTGGTGCAACAACTCACACCTGGCTCGGTGCTGTTCCGGCACGGCCTGCGCATGGCCGTCGCGTTGCTGGTTGGTTACGCCATCATGCACTTCATCCACGCCGACAACGGCTACTGGATCCTGCTCACTACCGCCTTCGTGTGCCGGCCCAATTACGGTGCCACCCGCTTGCGACTGGTCCAGCGCATCGCCGGCACCCTGATCGGCCTGGTCGCCACCTGGGCGCTGATGCAGCTGTTCCCCGGCATGGAAGTGCAGCTGCTGCTGGCGCTGGCCGCCGCGCTGGTGTTCTTCATCACCCGTACCGATCGCTATATGCTGGCCACCGCCGGCATCACCGTAATGGCGCTGTTCTGCTTCAACCTGCTCGGCGACGGCTTCGTGCTGATCTGGCCGCGCCTGATCGACACGCTGATCGGTTGCGCGATCGCCGCGGCCGCCTCGTTCCTGATCCTGCCGGACTGGCAGGGCCGCCGCCTCAACCAGGTGATGGCCACGGTGCTGGCCAGCTGCGCGCGCTACCTGGCCCAGGTGCTGGAGCAATACGCCAGCGGCATGCGCGACGACCTGCCCTACCGCATCGCGCGGCGCGACATGCATAACGCCGATGCCGCGTTGTCGGTAGCGTTGTCCAACATGCTGCGCGAGCCAGGCCGCTATCGGCGCAACCTGGATGCGGGTTTCCGCTTCCTGGCGTTGTCCAACACCTTGCTCGGGTATCTGTCCGCACTGGGGGCGCATCGCGCCGCACTCGAGGGCGACCACGACCCCACCATCGCGCAGGCCGGCGAGTATCTGCAGCGCGCACTGAGCGAAGTCGCCACCGCATTGCGCGAACGCCAACCATTGCCAGTGCACGACGAAACCGAAGAAGTGGCCATCGCCGAAGCGCTGGAACACCACGCCGTGCAATTGCCGCCCAAGCAGCGCCTGGTGCGCGACCAGTTGGCGTTGACGCTGCGTCTGTTGCCCAAGCTGCGTGCCGCTGCGTTGGCAGTCACCACTGCACCGGCGGCAGACAGCGCGCCACCTTTGGCGACAACCAACGCCTAG